From one Streptomyces chromofuscus genomic stretch:
- a CDS encoding GntR family transcriptional regulator, whose amino-acid sequence MRLDLSVDRSSPVPLYFQLSQKLEAAIEHGALTPGSLLGNEIELAGRLGLSRPTVRQAIQSLVDKGLLVRRRGVGTQVVHSQVKRPLELSSLYDDLEAAGQRPATKVLVNTVVPASAEVAAALGVAEAGEVHRVERLRLAHGEPMAYLCNFLPTGLIELDTDQLEATGLYRLMRAAGITLHSARQSIGARAATAAEAERLGESEGAPLLTMQRTTFDDTGRAVEYGTHTYRPARYSFEFQLLVRP is encoded by the coding sequence GTGCGGCTCGACCTGAGCGTGGACCGCAGCTCGCCCGTTCCGCTGTACTTCCAGCTGTCCCAGAAGCTGGAGGCCGCCATCGAGCACGGCGCGCTCACGCCCGGCAGCCTGTTGGGCAACGAGATCGAGCTCGCCGGCCGGCTGGGCCTGTCCCGCCCCACGGTCCGCCAGGCCATCCAGTCCCTGGTCGACAAGGGCCTGCTGGTGCGCCGCCGTGGCGTCGGCACGCAGGTCGTGCACAGCCAGGTCAAGCGGCCCCTGGAACTGAGCAGCCTCTATGACGACCTCGAGGCGGCCGGGCAACGTCCGGCCACGAAGGTCCTGGTCAACACCGTCGTCCCGGCGTCCGCCGAGGTCGCGGCCGCGCTCGGCGTCGCCGAGGCCGGCGAGGTGCACCGCGTCGAACGGCTGCGCCTGGCGCACGGGGAGCCGATGGCGTACCTGTGCAACTTCCTGCCCACCGGCCTGATCGAGCTGGACACCGATCAACTGGAGGCCACCGGCCTGTACCGGCTGATGCGGGCCGCCGGCATCACCCTCCACAGCGCCCGGCAGTCCATCGGCGCCCGCGCCGCCACCGCCGCCGAGGCCGAGCGGCTCGGCGAGAGCGAGGGCGCCCCGCTGCTGACCATGCAGCGCACGACGTTCGACGACACCGGCCGCGCGGTCGAGTACGGCACGCACACCTACCGCCCGGCCCGCTACTCCTTCGAGTTCCAGCTGCTCGTGCGGCCCTGA